Proteins from a genomic interval of Pseudomonas anuradhapurensis:
- a CDS encoding ATP-dependent zinc protease, giving the protein MRPTPVLLLLCLTLLPALGQAAGKTVYGLNEYARLGDLDLEVAAKLDTGAKTASLSARDIKRFKRNGESWVRFYLAIDAAHSHPIERPLARVSKIKRRAGDYDAESGKAYTARPVIELEICMGQAVRTIEVNLTDRSAFQFPLLIGSEALKHFDALVDPSLKYAAGKPACATDAPKAE; this is encoded by the coding sequence ATGAGACCTACACCCGTTCTATTGCTGCTCTGCCTCACCCTGCTGCCGGCCCTTGGCCAGGCCGCAGGCAAGACCGTCTACGGTCTCAACGAATATGCACGCCTGGGCGACCTGGATCTGGAAGTGGCAGCCAAGCTCGACACCGGCGCCAAGACCGCCTCGCTCAGTGCTCGCGACATCAAGCGCTTCAAGCGCAACGGCGAAAGCTGGGTGCGCTTCTACCTGGCCATCGACGCCGCGCATTCGCATCCCATCGAACGCCCGCTGGCGCGCGTCAGCAAGATCAAGCGCCGGGCCGGTGACTATGATGCCGAATCGGGCAAGGCCTACACCGCCCGCCCGGTCATCGAACTTGAAATCTGCATGGGCCAGGCCGTGCGCACCATCGAAGTCAACCTCACCGACCGCAGCGCGTTCCAGTTCCCGCTGCTGATCGGCTCCGAGGCGCTCAAGCACTTCGACGCGCTGGTCGACCCAAGCCTTAAATACGCGGCCGGCAAACCTGCCTGTGCCACCGACGCTCCCAAAGCAGAGTAA
- a CDS encoding GntR family transcriptional regulator gives MHDLSTPSPVLTDETETLSENVFRRIQAAIVKGDIAPGSKISEPELARTYGISRGPLREAIHRLEGQRLLVRVPHVGARVVSLNHAELIELYEIRESLEGMACRLAAERMSQADIDELRRVLDTHERDAAFQAGLGYYQQEGDYDFHYRIIQGSGNQTLVKMLCGELYQLVRMYRIQFSATPNRPRQAFAEHHRILDAIADRDGELAELLMRRHIGASKRNIERHYLDAQNNSPRGEK, from the coding sequence ATGCACGACCTCTCCACCCCCAGCCCGGTGCTGACAGACGAAACGGAAACCTTGTCCGAAAACGTCTTCCGGCGCATCCAGGCGGCCATCGTCAAGGGTGATATCGCCCCCGGCAGCAAGATTTCCGAGCCGGAACTGGCGCGCACCTATGGCATCAGCCGCGGGCCGCTGCGCGAGGCCATTCACCGCCTCGAAGGGCAGCGCCTGCTGGTGCGCGTGCCGCATGTGGGGGCGCGAGTGGTGTCGCTCAACCACGCCGAACTGATCGAACTGTATGAAATTCGCGAGTCGCTGGAAGGCATGGCCTGCCGCCTGGCCGCCGAACGCATGAGCCAGGCCGACATCGACGAGCTGCGCCGGGTCCTCGATACCCACGAGCGCGATGCCGCGTTCCAGGCTGGGCTGGGCTACTACCAGCAGGAAGGCGACTACGATTTCCACTACCGGATCATCCAGGGCAGTGGCAACCAGACGCTGGTCAAGATGCTGTGTGGCGAGCTGTACCAGCTGGTGCGCATGTACCGCATCCAGTTTTCGGCCACGCCGAACCGGCCACGCCAGGCCTTTGCCGAACACCACCGTATTCTCGACGCCATCGCCGACCGTGACGGCGAGCTGGCCGAACTCCTGATGCGCCGCCACATCGGCGCGTCCAAGCGCAATATCGAGCGTCACTATCTGGACGCCCAGAACAACAGCCCACGAGGTGAGAAATGA
- the prpB gene encoding methylisocitrate lyase translates to MTVKSTPGQRFRDAVAAEHPLQVVGTINANHALLAKRAGFKAIYLSGGGVAAGSLGLPDLGISNLDDVLTDVRRITDVCDLPLLVDVDTGFGASAFNVARTVRSMSKFGAAAIHIEDQVGAKRCGHRPNKEIVSQQEMVDRIKAAVDARSDDSFVIMARTDALAVEGLNAALDRAAACVEAGADMIFPEAITELQMYKTFADRVKAPILANITEFGATPLYTTEELASVDVSLVLYPLSAFRAMNKAAENVYTALRRDGTQKNVIDTMQTRMELYEAIGYHAFEQSLDALFAQKKG, encoded by the coding sequence ATGACTGTGAAGAGCACCCCCGGTCAGCGTTTCCGCGACGCCGTTGCCGCTGAACATCCGTTGCAGGTGGTAGGCACCATCAACGCCAACCATGCGCTGCTGGCCAAGCGCGCCGGCTTCAAGGCCATCTACCTCTCTGGTGGTGGCGTGGCCGCCGGCTCGCTGGGCCTGCCGGACCTGGGCATCAGCAACCTCGACGACGTGCTCACCGACGTGCGCCGTATCACCGATGTGTGCGACCTGCCGCTACTGGTGGATGTCGACACCGGCTTCGGTGCCTCGGCCTTCAACGTCGCCCGTACCGTGCGTTCGATGAGCAAGTTCGGCGCGGCTGCCATTCATATCGAAGACCAGGTAGGCGCCAAGCGTTGCGGCCACCGCCCTAACAAGGAGATCGTCAGCCAGCAGGAAATGGTCGACCGCATCAAGGCCGCGGTCGATGCCCGTAGCGATGACAGCTTCGTGATCATGGCGCGTACCGATGCCCTGGCCGTCGAGGGCCTGAACGCTGCGCTGGACCGTGCCGCCGCCTGCGTCGAGGCCGGCGCCGACATGATCTTCCCGGAAGCCATTACCGAGCTGCAGATGTACAAGACCTTCGCCGACCGGGTGAAGGCACCGATCCTGGCCAACATCACCGAGTTCGGCGCCACGCCGCTGTACACCACCGAAGAGCTGGCCTCGGTCGACGTGTCTCTGGTGCTGTACCCGCTGTCGGCCTTCCGCGCCATGAACAAAGCCGCCGAGAATGTCTATACCGCGCTGCGCCGTGATGGCACGCAGAAGAACGTGATCGACACCATGCAGACCCGCATGGAGCTCTACGAGGCCATTGGCTACCACGCTTTCGAGCAGAGCCTGGATGCGTTGTTTGCCCAGAAGAAGGGCTGA
- the prpC gene encoding bifunctional 2-methylcitrate synthase/citrate synthase: protein MAEAKVLSGAGLRGQVAGQTALSTVGQAGAGLTYRGYDVRDLAAGAEFEEVAYLLLYGELPSKAELADYKRKLKGLRDLPQALKEVLERIPRDAHPMDVMRTGCSVLGTLEPELTFEAQREKTDRLLALFPAVMCYWYRFTHHGVRIDCTSDEDTLGGHFLHLLHGKKPSDLHVKVMNVSLILYAEHEFNASTFTARVCASTLSDLYSCITAAIGSLRGPLHGGANEAAMELIERFQSPQEATAELLRMLERKDKIMGFGHAIYKESDPRNEVIKGWSKQLADEVDDKVLYPVSEAIDKTMWEQKRLFPNADFYHASAYHFMGIPTKLFTPIFVCSRLTGWAAHVFEQRANNRIIRPSAEYVGVEQRKFVPIDQR from the coding sequence ATGGCCGAAGCAAAAGTACTCAGTGGCGCAGGCCTGCGCGGCCAGGTCGCCGGCCAGACCGCATTGTCCACCGTGGGCCAGGCCGGTGCCGGGCTGACCTACCGGGGTTACGACGTGCGTGACCTGGCCGCCGGTGCCGAATTCGAAGAAGTCGCCTACCTGCTGCTGTACGGCGAGCTGCCGAGCAAGGCCGAACTGGCCGACTACAAGCGCAAGCTCAAGGGCCTGCGTGACCTGCCGCAGGCGCTGAAGGAAGTGCTCGAGCGCATCCCGCGCGACGCCCACCCGATGGACGTGATGCGCACCGGTTGCTCGGTGCTCGGTACCCTGGAACCGGAGCTGACCTTCGAAGCCCAGCGCGAGAAGACCGACCGCCTGCTCGCGCTGTTCCCGGCGGTGATGTGCTACTGGTACCGCTTCACCCACCACGGCGTGCGCATCGACTGCACCAGCGACGAAGACACCCTCGGCGGGCATTTCCTGCACCTGCTGCACGGCAAGAAACCCAGCGACCTGCACGTCAAGGTGATGAACGTTTCGCTGATCCTTTACGCCGAGCACGAATTCAACGCTTCCACCTTCACCGCCCGCGTCTGTGCCTCGACCTTGTCCGACCTGTATTCCTGCATCACCGCTGCCATCGGCTCGCTGCGCGGCCCGCTGCACGGTGGCGCCAACGAGGCGGCGATGGAGCTGATCGAGCGTTTCCAGAGCCCGCAGGAAGCTACTGCCGAGCTGCTGCGCATGCTTGAGCGCAAGGACAAGATCATGGGCTTTGGCCATGCCATCTACAAAGAGTCCGACCCGCGCAACGAGGTGATCAAGGGCTGGTCGAAACAGCTGGCCGACGAAGTGGACGACAAGGTCCTGTACCCGGTTTCCGAAGCCATCGACAAGACCATGTGGGAGCAGAAGCGCCTGTTCCCCAATGCCGACTTCTACCATGCCTCGGCGTATCACTTCATGGGTATTCCGACCAAGCTGTTCACCCCGATCTTCGTCTGCTCGCGCCTGACCGGCTGGGCGGCGCACGTCTTCGAGCAGCGCGCCAACAACCGCATCATCCGCCCGAGCGCCGAATATGTCGGTGTCGAGCAGCGCAAGTTTGTGCCGATCGACCAGCGCTGA